A genomic region of Pyrus communis chromosome 14, drPyrComm1.1, whole genome shotgun sequence contains the following coding sequences:
- the LOC137714270 gene encoding flowering-promoting factor 1-like gives MSGVWIFDRNGVVRLVTNPTRESFEQKEPPHPGTATAPGARPRVLVYLPANQVIQSYSELEQRLTELGWTRYRNSNRPDLLQFHRSENSVHLISLPNNFTNLKSFHMYDIVVKNRSFFEVRDPAALQS, from the coding sequence ATGTCCGGAGTGTGGATATTTGACAGAAACGGCGTCGTTCGGCTGGTCACCAACCCAACTAGGGAGTCGTTCGAGCAAAAAGAGCCGCCGCATCCGGGTACAGCCACCGCACCCGGTGCTCGGCCCCGAGTCTTGGTCTACCTCCCAGCCAACCAGGTCATTCAATCCTACTCCGAACTCGAGCAGCGACTCACTGAACTCGGCTGGACTCGCTACCGCAACTCCAATCGGCCCGACCTCCTCCAGTTCCACCGCTCCGAGAACTCAGTCCACCTCATCTCGCTCCCAAATAATTTTACCAACTTGAAGTCCTTCCATATGTACGACATCGTCGTCAAGAATCGCTCCTTCTTCGAAGTTCGTGACCCGGCTGCATTGCAAAGCTAG